In one window of Juglans regia cultivar Chandler chromosome 3, Walnut 2.0, whole genome shotgun sequence DNA:
- the LOC108996252 gene encoding UDP-N-acetylglucosamine diphosphorylase 2 isoform X2 has translation MREPQGVVGIESNNYATSPPQALLERLKDYGQEDAFALWDELSPEERDLLVKEIENLDLPRIDRIIRCSVQSQGLPAAAIEPVPESSVSTVEERTLEQRERWWKMGLKAISDGKLAVLLLSGGQGTRLGSSDPKGCFNIGLPSGKSLFQLQAERILCVQRLAAQATSEASAGSVQLHWYIMTSPFTDDATRKFFESHKFFGLEADQVTFFQQGTIPCVSKDGRFIMETPYKVSKAPDGNGGVYSALKSSRLLEDMATRGIKYLDCYGVDNALVRVADPTFLGYFIDKGVAAAAKVVRKAYPQEKVGVFVRRGKGGPLTVVEYSELDSSLASAINQQTGRLRFCWSNVCLHMFSLDFLNQVANGLEKDSIYHLAEKKIPSIHGHTMGLKLEQFIFDAFPYAPSTALFEVIREEEFAPVKNANGSNFDTPDSARLLVLRLHSRWVVAAGGFLTHSVPLYATGVEVSPLCSYAGENLEAICRGRTFHAPCEISF, from the exons ATGAGGGAACCACAGGGTGTGGTGGGGATTGAGAGCAACAACTACGCAACGTCGCCACCGCAGGCTCTGCTGGAGAGGCTCAAGGACTACGGCCAGGAGGACGCTTTTGCCCTCTGGGACGAGCTCTCTCCTGAGGAACGCGACCTTCTCGTCAAGGAAATCGAG AACTTGGATCTTCCAAGGATCGATCGGATCATTAGATGCTCGGTTCAATCTCAAG GGCTACCAGCAGCGGCGATAGAGCCCGTGCCGGAGAGCAGTGTCTCGACGGTGGAGGAACGAACACTTGAACAGAGAGAGCGATGGTGGAAGATGGGTTTGAAGGCCATCTCGGACGGAAAATTGGCCGTCTTGCTTTTATCTGGTGGCCAG GGAACTAGGCTCGGAAGTTCAGATCCAAAAGGGTGTTTCA ACATTGGGCTTCCATCTGGCAAATCACTTTTTCAGCTTCAAGCTGAGCGGATTTTATGTGTTCAAAGACTCGCTGCCCAAGCTACAAGTGAGG CTTCTGCTGGATCAGTGCAACTACATTGGTATATAATGACCAGTCCATTTACCGATGATGCCACACGCAAATTTTTTGAAAGTCATAAATTCTTTGGTCTAGAAGCTGATCAA GTCACCTTCTTTCAGCAAGGCACCATACCTTGTGTTTCAAAAGATGGTAGATTTATTATGGAGACTCCATACAAA GTGTCTAAGGCTCCAGATGGGAATGGAGGAGTATATTCAG CTCTAAAATCTTCAAGATTGTTAGAAGATATGGCCACGAGAGGGATTAAATACTTGGATTGCTATGGAGTTGACAATGCACTG GTCCGTGTAGCTGATCCTACTTTCTTGGGTTATTTCATTGATAAAGGTGTAGCTGCTGCTGCAAAAGTTGTTCGTAAG GCATATCCCCAAGAAAAGGTTGGTGTGTTTGTGAGGCGCGGTAAAGGTGGACCTCTTACTGTAGTTGAATATAGTGAGTTAGACTCATCACTGGCTTCTGCAATAAATCAGCAGACTGGACGTCTTCGATTTTGTTGGAGTAAT GTGTGCTTACACATGTTTAGCTTGGATTTTCTAAACCAAGTGGCAAATGGCCTTGAGAAAGACAGCAT TTACCATCTTGCTGAGAAGAAAATTCCTTCTATACATGGACATACGATGGGATTAAAACTAGAGCAGTTTATTTTTGATGCATTTCCTTATGCTCCTTCAACTGCACTTTTTGAG GTAATACGGGAAGAGGAGTTTGCACCTGTAAAAAATGCCAACGGGTCAAATTTTGACACCCCGGATAGTGCTAGGCTTCTTGTTCTCCGGCTCCATAGTCGTTGGGTAGTTGCTGCAGGTGGCTTCTTAACACATTCGGTACCCTTATATGCAACTG GTGTGGAGGTATCACCACTATGTTCTTATGCTGGAGAAAACCTAGAAGCTATATGCCGCGGAAGAACATTTCATGCGCCTTGCGAGATTTCATTTTA G
- the LOC108996252 gene encoding UDP-N-acetylglucosamine diphosphorylase 2 isoform X1: MREPQGVVGIESNNYATSPPQALLERLKDYGQEDAFALWDELSPEERDLLVKEIENLDLPRIDRIIRCSVQSQGLPAAAIEPVPESSVSTVEERTLEQRERWWKMGLKAISDGKLAVLLLSGGQGTRLGSSDPKGCFNIGLPSGKSLFQLQAERILCVQRLAAQATSEASAGSVQLHWYIMTSPFTDDATRKFFESHKFFGLEADQVTFFQQGTIPCVSKDGRFIMETPYKVSKAPDGNGGVYSALKSSRLLEDMATRGIKYLDCYGVDNALVRVADPTFLGYFIDKGVAAAAKVVRKAYPQEKVGVFVRRGKGGPLTVVEYSELDSSLASAINQQTGRLRFCWSNVCLHMFSLDFLNQVANGLEKDSIYHLAEKKIPSIHGHTMGLKLEQFIFDAFPYAPSTALFEVIREEEFAPVKNANGSNFDTPDSARLLVLRLHSRWVVAAGGFLTHSVPLYATGVEVSPLCSYAGENLEAICRGRTFHAPCEISF; encoded by the exons ATGAGGGAACCACAGGGTGTGGTGGGGATTGAGAGCAACAACTACGCAACGTCGCCACCGCAGGCTCTGCTGGAGAGGCTCAAGGACTACGGCCAGGAGGACGCTTTTGCCCTCTGGGACGAGCTCTCTCCTGAGGAACGCGACCTTCTCGTCAAGGAAATCGAG AACTTGGATCTTCCAAGGATCGATCGGATCATTAGATGCTCGGTTCAATCTCAAG GGCTACCAGCAGCGGCGATAGAGCCCGTGCCGGAGAGCAGTGTCTCGACGGTGGAGGAACGAACACTTGAACAGAGAGAGCGATGGTGGAAGATGGGTTTGAAGGCCATCTCGGACGGAAAATTGGCCGTCTTGCTTTTATCTGGTGGCCAG GGAACTAGGCTCGGAAGTTCAGATCCAAAAGGGTGTTTCA ACATTGGGCTTCCATCTGGCAAATCACTTTTTCAGCTTCAAGCTGAGCGGATTTTATGTGTTCAAAGACTCGCTGCCCAAGCTACAAGTGAGG CTTCTGCTGGATCAGTGCAACTACATTGGTATATAATGACCAGTCCATTTACCGATGATGCCACACGCAAATTTTTTGAAAGTCATAAATTCTTTGGTCTAGAAGCTGATCAA GTCACCTTCTTTCAGCAAGGCACCATACCTTGTGTTTCAAAAGATGGTAGATTTATTATGGAGACTCCATACAAA GTGTCTAAGGCTCCAGATGGGAATGGAGGAGTATATTCAG CTCTAAAATCTTCAAGATTGTTAGAAGATATGGCCACGAGAGGGATTAAATACTTGGATTGCTATGGAGTTGACAATGCACTG GTCCGTGTAGCTGATCCTACTTTCTTGGGTTATTTCATTGATAAAGGTGTAGCTGCTGCTGCAAAAGTTGTTCGTAAG GCATATCCCCAAGAAAAGGTTGGTGTGTTTGTGAGGCGCGGTAAAGGTGGACCTCTTACTGTAGTTGAATATAGTGAGTTAGACTCATCACTGGCTTCTGCAATAAATCAGCAGACTGGACGTCTTCGATTTTGTTGGAGTAAT GTGTGCTTACACATGTTTAGCTTGGATTTTCTAAACCAAGTGGCAAATGGCCTTGAGAAAGACAGCAT TTACCATCTTGCTGAGAAGAAAATTCCTTCTATACATGGACATACGATGGGATTAAAACTAGAGCAGTTTATTTTTGATGCATTTCCTTATGCTCCTTCAACTGCACTTTTTGAG GTAATACGGGAAGAGGAGTTTGCACCTGTAAAAAATGCCAACGGGTCAAATTTTGACACCCCGGATAGTGCTAGGCTTCTTGTTCTCCGGCTCCATAGTCGTTGGGTAGTTGCTGCAGGTGGCTTCTTAACACATTCGGTACCCTTATATGCAACTG GTGTGGAGGTATCACCACTATGTTCTTATGCTGGAGAAAACCTAGAAGCTATATGCCGCGGAAGAACATTTCATGCGCCTTGCGAGATTTCATTTTAG
- the LOC108996254 gene encoding urease accessory protein D isoform X1, with translation MKSDGKVVVEKVGGRSTVTRCFSKYPLKFIIPNKVGPSKTDAVWIYSLTYGGGIVSGDSISCELTIGDGCATVLTTQASTKVYKSMGSKCSEQALEARIGSDAILAIVPDPVTCFSTARYSQKQVFRVVSDSNLVIVDWITSGRHESGERWDFDLYKSTNRILLEGDLPLFLDTVLLERGSIASIAERMQDYQVIAMVVLFGPKMKHIQNQVQEDVKKIMSEQLIIPSTSLGHQIMNKSKHYLMKPSFVASASVFGPKGIGVVVRIAAMTTESVYKFLQQQLASMEPLLGVSPYR, from the exons atgaAGAGCGATGGAAAGGTGGTGGTGGAGAAGGTGGGAGGGAGATCGACAGTGACGAGGTGCTTCTCAAAGTATCCCCTTAAATTCATCATTCCCAATAAG gtgggtCCCTCCAAAACCGATGCTGTTTGGATTTACAGCCTCACCTATGGTGGTGGCATTGTCTCC GGTGATTCTATCTCGTGTGAATTAACCATTGGAGATGGTTGCGCCACTGTCCTCACAACCCAAGCTTCAACAAAG GTATACAAGAGTATGGGATCCAAGTGCTCTGAACAAGCGTTGGAG GCAAGAATCGGGAGTGATGCTATTTTGGCCATTGTTCCAGACCCAGTGACATGTTTTTCCACGGCAAGATACTCTCAGAAACAGGTCTTTAGGGTGGTTTCAGACTCAAATTTGGTTATTGTTGATTGGATTACCAGTGGACGCCATGAAAGTGGAGAAAGATGGGATTTTGATCTTTATAAGAGCACCAACCGCATACTCTTAGAAGGTGATCTGCCTTTGTTTCTAGATACG GTGCTTCTAGAGCGAGGAAGCATTGCCTCAATTGCAGAACGCATGCAGGACTACCAAGTCATTGCAATGGTTGTTCTCTTTGG GCCAAAGATGAAGCACATTCAGAACCAAGTTCAAGAAGATGTGAAGAAGATAATGTCTGAGCAGTTAATTATTCCTTCCACTTCCTTGGGCCAccaaataatgaataaatctaAGCATTACTTGATGAAACCAAGCTTTGTTGCTTCTGCCAGTGTCTTTGGTCCAAAG GGAATAGGTGTCGTTGTCCGTATAGCTGCCATGACAACTGAATCTGTTTATAAATTTCTGCAACAACAATTGGCTAGCATGGAGCCATTGCTTGGGGTGTCACCATATAGATAA
- the LOC108996254 gene encoding urease accessory protein D isoform X2 translates to MKSDGKVVVEKVGGRSTVTRCFSKYPLKFIIPNKVGPSKTDAVWIYSLTYGGGIVSGDSISCELTIGDGCATVLTTQASTKVYKSMGSKCSEQALEARIGSDAILAIVPDPVTCFSTARYSQKQVFRVVSDSNLVIVDWITSGRHESGERWDFDLYKSTNRILLEGDLPLFLDTVLLERGSIASIAERMQDYQVIAMVVLFGE, encoded by the exons atgaAGAGCGATGGAAAGGTGGTGGTGGAGAAGGTGGGAGGGAGATCGACAGTGACGAGGTGCTTCTCAAAGTATCCCCTTAAATTCATCATTCCCAATAAG gtgggtCCCTCCAAAACCGATGCTGTTTGGATTTACAGCCTCACCTATGGTGGTGGCATTGTCTCC GGTGATTCTATCTCGTGTGAATTAACCATTGGAGATGGTTGCGCCACTGTCCTCACAACCCAAGCTTCAACAAAG GTATACAAGAGTATGGGATCCAAGTGCTCTGAACAAGCGTTGGAG GCAAGAATCGGGAGTGATGCTATTTTGGCCATTGTTCCAGACCCAGTGACATGTTTTTCCACGGCAAGATACTCTCAGAAACAGGTCTTTAGGGTGGTTTCAGACTCAAATTTGGTTATTGTTGATTGGATTACCAGTGGACGCCATGAAAGTGGAGAAAGATGGGATTTTGATCTTTATAAGAGCACCAACCGCATACTCTTAGAAGGTGATCTGCCTTTGTTTCTAGATACG GTGCTTCTAGAGCGAGGAAGCATTGCCTCAATTGCAGAACGCATGCAGGACTACCAAGTCATTGCAATGGTTGTTCTCTTTGG GGAATAG
- the LOC108996255 gene encoding 50S ribosomal protein L7/L12-like — MSFILRRHSVPNGLSRKAVVGLNTFNFNGFTRSFSQPAIEEESEEEVEIDQRRLPTDYDPATFDPTEHRSPPTERVFRLVDEVSGLTLAEACQLGAIIMRKMGMKEPPTVGVMKPGAAGLAGITGKAPTAAKEEKQPEKTVFELKLESYEAAAKIKVIKEVRSFTDLGLKEAKDLVEKTPSVFKRGVSKEEGEQIIEKMKALGAKVVME; from the coding sequence ATGAGCTTCATTTTAAGAAGACATAGTGTGCCTAATGGGTTGTCCAGAAAAGCTGTGGTAGGACTAAATACCTTTAACTTCAATGGGTTCACCCGAAGCTTTAGTCAACCTGCAATTGAAGAGgaaagtgaggaagaagtggAGATCGATCAGAGAAGGCTCCCTACTGATTATGACCCAGCTACTTTCGATCCTACAGAGCATCGTAGTCCTCCAACTGAACGTGTCTTTAGGCTTGTAGATGAAGTTTCAGGACTCACATTGGCTGAAGCTTGCCAGCTGGGAGCCATAATTATGAGAAAAATGGGAATGAAGGAACCACCAACAGTGGGGGTCATGAAACCAGGAGCTGCTGGGCTGGCTGGAATTACAGGAAAGGCACCAACCGCAGCCAAGGAGGAGAAGCAACCAGAAAAGACTGTTTTTGAATTGAAACTTGAGTCCTATGAAGCTGCTGCAAAGATCAAGGTAATCAAGGAGGTTAGGAGTTTCACCGATTTGGGTCTCAAGGAAGCCAAAGACTTGGTGGAGAAGACCCCTTCGGTTTTCAAAAGAGGAGTATCAAAAGAAGAAGGTgaacaaataattgagaagATGAAAGCTCTTGGGGCCAAGGTTGTCATGGAATGA